A genomic window from Micromonospora violae includes:
- a CDS encoding helix-turn-helix domain-containing protein translates to MNDALRVALSDTGHTTESLAETVGVDPKTVGRWLTEDRIPHPRHRLAAAEALHKDVSDIWPDTSRRRDPIWFRPWQEIEREAVSLRWFESTVLPGLLQTEAYARAVLGGAGLIPRGEIERHLAVRLGRQGVLRRDDPPQFTAVVDEAVIRRPVGGPSTMREQLLAVAAACAEPHIRVHVVPSTVGAYAGLNGPFVIAHSHDHRVAGYLDNQLQGQVASDPEDIAAMMAAWENVRGEALSHRQSVELIEEVAESWS, encoded by the coding sequence GTGAACGATGCGCTTCGGGTGGCGCTCAGCGATACCGGGCACACCACCGAATCCCTCGCCGAGACCGTCGGCGTCGACCCGAAGACCGTGGGGCGCTGGTTGACGGAGGACCGCATCCCGCATCCGCGGCACCGACTGGCGGCGGCGGAGGCGCTCCACAAGGACGTGTCAGACATTTGGCCGGACACTTCAAGACGTCGTGACCCCATCTGGTTCCGTCCGTGGCAGGAGATCGAGCGCGAGGCGGTGTCGCTGCGCTGGTTCGAGTCGACCGTGCTACCGGGGTTGCTCCAGACCGAGGCGTACGCCCGCGCGGTGCTGGGCGGCGCAGGCCTGATCCCCCGGGGCGAGATTGAGCGGCACCTCGCGGTCCGACTCGGCCGGCAGGGCGTGCTCAGGCGCGACGACCCGCCGCAGTTCACGGCGGTGGTCGACGAGGCGGTCATCCGCCGCCCGGTGGGCGGCCCGTCGACCATGCGCGAGCAACTGCTGGCCGTCGCGGCGGCGTGCGCCGAGCCGCACATCCGGGTGCACGTCGTGCCCAGCACGGTCGGCGCGTACGCCGGCCTGAACGGGCCGTTCGTGATCGCGCACAGCCACGATCACCGGGTCGCCGGCTACCTCGACAACCAACTCCAGGGACAAGTGGCTAGCGACCCCGAGGACATCGCGGCCATGATGGCGGCATGGGAGAACGTGCGGGGGGAGGCGTTGTCCCACCGGCAGTCGGTCGAACTCATTGAGGAAGTGGCGGAGTCATGGAGCTGA
- a CDS encoding DNA polymerase III subunit gamma and tau → MTLALYRKYRPRTFAEVIGQEHVTEPLSQALRSGRLNHAYLFSGPRGCGKTTSARIMARSLNCEQGPTPEPCGKCDSCRSLAVDGAGSIDVIEIDAASHGGVDDARELRERAFFAPASSRFKIYVIDEAHMVSTQGFNALLKLVEEPPEYVKFIFATTEPEKVLGTIRSRTHHYPFRLIPPKVVRPYLEQLTQAEGVAVEPAVFPLVVRAGGGSMRDSLSVLDQLIAGAGPEGVSYARAASLLGVTDAALIDEMCDALAAGDGAAAYATVDRVAEAGHDPRRFAADLLERLRDLIVLQQVPDAAAKGLIDGPADQIERMAAQASQLGPATLSRCADIVHDGLVEMRGTTAPRLLLELICARMLLPGVDDSAGGLLQRLERMERRLTLGGTDAPSAAAGSAPATNPGVRPQPATPVPAAATPANAPTSAPPWAVDPAASPTRSAAASGASAPAAPVTGALASQAPTSGAPASYDSPIPASPSASTGSAPADQASVSPAGAAPRRVVPPSAVLPDPATPAPPRPGAPAAALDAVAVRRVWPDVVGKVNRTNKRIAALMRDAVVRELDGDMLVLTVKSTVLAKMMADHAAVLTDALYEELGGRWQIRCEVAGERGGASLPGPPRAQPAAPARPAVPPAATNATPPPVAAGPPSTPPPTATSNAAGPNAAGPNAAGPNAAGPNAAGPNAANSDAAGRNAAGWNATNPSAPTSNAATSNAAPGSNASAGPASAADPTGAAGPASRDGVGAGSGGHGAGRQGATPSAPAADDEDDWPEAARPGGGAPAAPATDDEDWPEAARPGGASAGNESSPGGSHSAPASTGSPATGIGTNGDATNGIGANGSGPGGSGGSGAAAGGGKPGGRGNPTPAARQPATAGGAPVSSAIAAARAAAAGRGTRTGAAARPIADAEWAGEPPYDPDFDGPARAGGRPGGAAPAAPAYEGFDPGDEPLDEVIDEKTARESSEEQAVRLLRETFGAEKINEIDAR, encoded by the coding sequence GTGACGCTGGCGCTCTACCGCAAGTACCGGCCGCGTACCTTCGCTGAGGTCATCGGTCAGGAGCACGTGACCGAGCCGTTGTCGCAGGCGCTGCGCAGCGGACGACTCAACCACGCCTACCTCTTCTCCGGCCCGCGCGGCTGTGGCAAGACCACCAGCGCCCGGATCATGGCCCGCTCGCTCAACTGTGAGCAGGGCCCCACTCCCGAGCCGTGCGGCAAGTGTGACTCCTGCCGCTCGCTGGCCGTCGACGGTGCCGGCTCGATCGACGTGATCGAGATCGACGCGGCCAGCCACGGCGGTGTCGACGACGCCCGCGAGCTGCGCGAGCGCGCCTTCTTCGCGCCGGCCAGCAGCCGCTTCAAGATCTACGTCATCGACGAGGCGCACATGGTCTCGACCCAGGGCTTCAACGCCCTGCTCAAGCTGGTCGAGGAGCCCCCGGAGTACGTCAAGTTCATCTTCGCCACCACCGAGCCGGAGAAGGTCCTCGGCACGATCCGGTCGCGCACCCACCACTACCCGTTCCGGCTGATCCCGCCGAAGGTGGTCCGCCCGTACCTGGAGCAGCTCACCCAGGCCGAGGGCGTCGCCGTCGAACCGGCGGTCTTCCCGCTGGTGGTCCGCGCCGGTGGCGGCAGCATGCGGGACAGCCTCTCCGTGCTCGACCAGCTCATCGCCGGGGCCGGTCCGGAGGGCGTCAGCTACGCACGGGCCGCCTCCCTGCTCGGGGTCACCGACGCCGCGTTGATCGACGAGATGTGCGACGCGTTGGCCGCCGGGGACGGTGCCGCCGCGTACGCCACCGTCGACCGGGTCGCCGAGGCCGGGCACGACCCCCGCCGGTTCGCCGCCGACCTGCTGGAGCGGCTGCGCGACCTGATCGTGCTCCAGCAGGTGCCGGACGCCGCCGCGAAGGGTCTGATCGACGGCCCTGCCGACCAGATCGAGCGGATGGCCGCCCAGGCCTCGCAACTCGGTCCGGCCACGCTCTCCCGCTGCGCCGACATCGTGCACGACGGCCTGGTGGAGATGCGTGGCACCACCGCCCCCCGCCTGCTGCTGGAGCTGATCTGCGCCCGGATGCTGCTGCCCGGCGTGGACGACTCCGCCGGAGGCCTGCTCCAGCGCCTTGAGCGGATGGAACGTCGGCTCACCCTCGGCGGCACCGACGCGCCGTCGGCCGCCGCCGGCTCCGCGCCGGCCACCAACCCAGGGGTACGCCCACAGCCAGCCACCCCGGTCCCGGCTGCCGCCACCCCGGCGAACGCCCCGACCTCCGCACCGCCGTGGGCGGTCGACCCGGCAGCGTCCCCGACTCGAAGCGCCGCGGCCTCGGGTGCTTCCGCCCCGGCCGCTCCGGTCACCGGGGCGCTTGCCTCGCAGGCTCCGACCTCCGGTGCACCGGCCTCGTACGACTCGCCGATCCCGGCGTCCCCCAGCGCGTCGACCGGGTCGGCCCCCGCTGACCAGGCGTCCGTCTCGCCCGCCGGGGCGGCCCCGCGTCGCGTGGTGCCACCGTCGGCGGTGCTTCCCGACCCGGCCACGCCCGCGCCGCCCCGACCGGGAGCGCCGGCCGCCGCGCTGGACGCGGTCGCGGTCCGCCGCGTCTGGCCCGACGTGGTCGGCAAGGTCAACCGGACCAACAAGCGGATCGCGGCCCTGATGCGGGACGCGGTGGTCCGCGAACTCGACGGCGACATGCTGGTGCTGACGGTGAAGTCCACCGTGCTGGCCAAGATGATGGCCGACCACGCGGCGGTGCTCACCGACGCGCTCTACGAGGAGTTGGGCGGGCGCTGGCAGATCCGGTGCGAGGTGGCCGGCGAGCGCGGTGGCGCGTCCCTGCCCGGCCCCCCGCGCGCGCAACCCGCCGCACCGGCCCGGCCCGCCGTGCCGCCCGCCGCGACGAACGCCACGCCCCCGCCCGTCGCCGCCGGCCCGCCGAGCACGCCGCCCCCCACCGCGACCTCGAACGCCGCCGGCCCGAACGCCGCCGGCCCGAACGCCGCCGGCCCGAACGCCGCCGGCCCGAACGCCGCCGGCCCGAACGCCGCGAACTCGGACGCCGCCGGCCGGAACGCCGCCGGCTGGAACGCCACGAACCCGAGCGCCCCGACCTCGAACGCCGCGACCTCGAACGCCGCGCCTGGCTCGAACGCCTCCGCTGGGCCGGCGAGCGCGGCGGACCCGACCGGAGCCGCCGGCCCGGCGTCGCGCGACGGGGTCGGCGCGGGTTCCGGCGGTCACGGTGCTGGTCGGCAGGGCGCAACGCCGTCCGCCCCGGCTGCGGACGACGAGGACGACTGGCCGGAGGCGGCCCGCCCCGGCGGTGGTGCCCCGGCCGCCCCGGCGACGGATGACGAGGACTGGCCGGAGGCCGCCCGACCCGGCGGCGCGTCGGCCGGGAACGAGTCGAGCCCTGGCGGCTCCCACTCCGCGCCGGCGTCGACCGGCAGCCCCGCGACCGGGATCGGCACCAACGGCGACGCCACGAACGGGATCGGCGCGAACGGCAGCGGACCGGGCGGTTCGGGTGGTTCCGGGGCGGCGGCCGGTGGCGGCAAGCCGGGCGGGCGGGGTAACCCGACACCGGCGGCGCGGCAGCCGGCGACAGCCGGTGGTGCCCCGGTGAGCAGCGCCATCGCCGCGGCTCGCGCGGCGGCGGCGGGGCGCGGTACGCGTACCGGAGCGGCGGCCCGGCCCATCGCGGACGCCGAGTGGGCCGGCGAGCCGCCCTACGACCCGGACTTCGACGGCCCGGCGCGGGCCGGCGGTCGGCCGGGCGGCGCGGCACCGGCGGCTCCGGCCTACGAGGGGTTCGACCCGGGCGACGAGCCGTTGGACGAGGTCATCGACGAAAAGACGGCGCGGGAGTCGAGCGAGGAGCAGGCGGTACGGCTGCTCCGGGAGACGTTCGGCGCCGAGAAGATCAACGAGATCGACGCCCGCTGA
- the recR gene encoding recombination mediator RecR produces the protein MYEGAIQDLIDELGRLPGVGPKSAQRIAFYVLSADPADVNRLAGALRKVKELVRFCTTCYNVAESEQCRICRDPRRTDEVLCVVEEPKDVVAIERTGEFRGRYHVLGGAINPLEGIGPDNLRIRELMVRLGGGGVRELILATDPNTEGEATATYLALMVKPMGIAVTRLASGLPVGGDLEYADEITLGRAFEGRRAV, from the coding sequence ATGTACGAAGGTGCCATCCAGGATCTGATCGACGAGCTGGGTCGGTTGCCGGGCGTGGGCCCGAAGAGCGCTCAGCGGATCGCGTTTTACGTCCTCTCGGCGGATCCGGCCGACGTCAACCGGCTGGCCGGCGCGCTGCGCAAGGTCAAGGAGCTGGTGCGGTTCTGCACGACCTGCTACAACGTGGCCGAGTCCGAGCAGTGCCGGATCTGCCGCGACCCGCGCCGCACCGACGAGGTGCTGTGTGTGGTGGAGGAGCCCAAGGACGTGGTGGCCATCGAGCGGACGGGTGAGTTCCGCGGTCGCTACCACGTGCTGGGCGGCGCGATCAATCCGTTGGAGGGGATCGGTCCGGACAATCTCCGCATCCGGGAGCTGATGGTTCGACTCGGTGGCGGTGGGGTGCGGGAGTTGATCCTGGCCACGGATCCGAACACCGAGGGCGAGGCGACCGCCACCTACCTGGCGTTGATGGTGAAGCCGATGGGCATCGCGGTGACCCGGTTGGCCAGCGGGCTGCCGGTCGGTGGCGACCTGGAGTACGCCGACGAGATCACCCTCGGTCGGGCCTTCGAGGGGCGTCGCGCGGTCTGA
- a CDS encoding pentapeptide repeat-containing protein, whose translation MSKYKRTSGDVIRWPDSPDAREALEEWFADASATAYLSGDFLDFRGADLSRLDLTGAYLANSHLVGVRFEEANLGDANLTNAELQGADFSFADLAKAEMVGCSAGKALFRSARLFAVQLDDAVLEGADLRHAILNSAKLYKTDLRGANLELASLRWSTLGGTSMPTVLTGARMFGCQFEGAKGAVVGPVLVDEGATRSLGGAELEAWFSGQGAEHVQVVG comes from the coding sequence ATGAGTAAATACAAGCGGACCAGCGGCGATGTGATCCGCTGGCCAGACAGCCCGGACGCGCGGGAAGCGCTGGAGGAGTGGTTCGCCGACGCTTCGGCCACGGCGTACCTGTCCGGGGATTTTCTTGATTTTCGCGGTGCGGACCTCAGCCGTCTCGACCTGACCGGCGCTTATCTCGCCAATTCCCACCTGGTCGGCGTGCGATTCGAGGAGGCCAACCTCGGTGACGCCAACCTGACCAACGCCGAGTTGCAGGGCGCGGATTTCTCCTTCGCCGACCTGGCCAAGGCGGAAATGGTCGGCTGTTCGGCCGGTAAGGCGTTGTTCCGTTCGGCTCGGCTGTTCGCGGTGCAGCTCGACGACGCCGTTCTGGAAGGGGCGGATCTCCGCCACGCCATACTCAATTCGGCCAAGCTCTACAAGACCGACCTGCGCGGCGCCAATCTTGAGTTGGCCAGCCTGCGTTGGTCCACGCTCGGCGGTACGAGCATGCCAACGGTGCTGACCGGCGCGAGGATGTTCGGCTGCCAGTTCGAGGGCGCGAAGGGCGCCGTCGTCGGCCCGGTCCTCGTCGACGAGGGCGCGACCCGGTCCCTCGGCGGCGCCGAGCTGGAGGCGTGGTTCTCCGGGCAGGGCGCCGAGCACGTCCAGGTGGTGGGCTGA
- a CDS encoding flavin reductase, whose product MPRRRYRNHLPTRPTWRCAACGIAWPCSVAKLRLLGEYRHDRLALTVYLATLQTEASEQLTDIDPAQLTERFLAWARARA is encoded by the coding sequence GTGCCCCGCCGCCGCTACCGGAACCACCTGCCGACCCGACCCACCTGGCGCTGTGCCGCGTGCGGCATCGCCTGGCCCTGCTCGGTGGCGAAGCTGCGGCTGCTCGGCGAATACCGGCACGACCGGCTCGCGTTGACCGTCTACCTGGCGACGCTGCAAACAGAGGCCAGCGAACAGCTCACCGACATCGACCCGGCCCAACTGACCGAACGCTTCCTCGCCTGGGCCCGCGCCCGCGCCTGA
- a CDS encoding NADP-dependent oxidoreductase: MRAVGFTEFGGPEVMRVLELPEPHAGPGQVRIKVGAADINPSDIAFRSGVIRKLMPGAFPASDAYVVGWDAAGVIDEVGEGVRPELTVGTPALALVVPRLALGAQAEYLVAPAESVVRAPQGIELAAASTLLMNGVSAWHAVELLEVTPGATVAVIGASGAVGGYAVQLARAAGLTVIADAAERDRDLVAALGADHVVPRGDGFVEAVLRLRPNGVDGLIDTAQFTGASAAAVRDGAVIATLRPAVNAATDRGVRSGDVNVIKYSGDTSVLNTLRDHAESGVLTLRVAATFAPEEAAQAHAFLEAGGVRGRPVIVF; this comes from the coding sequence ATGAGAGCTGTCGGGTTCACCGAATTCGGAGGCCCGGAAGTGATGCGGGTGCTGGAGCTGCCAGAGCCGCACGCTGGTCCGGGACAGGTACGCATCAAGGTCGGGGCGGCGGACATCAACCCGTCCGACATCGCCTTCCGGTCCGGGGTCATCCGGAAGCTCATGCCCGGGGCGTTCCCGGCGTCCGACGCGTACGTCGTGGGGTGGGATGCCGCAGGCGTGATCGACGAGGTCGGCGAGGGCGTACGCCCGGAATTGACCGTCGGGACGCCCGCGCTCGCGCTCGTTGTCCCACGGTTGGCGCTCGGTGCGCAGGCGGAGTACCTGGTGGCCCCGGCGGAGTCGGTGGTACGGGCGCCGCAGGGCATCGAGCTGGCGGCTGCGTCCACCCTGCTGATGAACGGGGTGTCCGCGTGGCACGCGGTGGAACTGCTGGAGGTCACGCCGGGCGCGACCGTCGCGGTGATCGGAGCCTCCGGAGCAGTCGGCGGGTACGCGGTGCAGTTGGCCAGGGCCGCAGGGCTGACCGTGATCGCGGATGCGGCCGAGCGGGATCGTGACCTCGTTGCCGCTCTGGGCGCGGACCACGTCGTGCCACGGGGAGACGGGTTCGTCGAGGCCGTTCTGCGCCTGCGGCCGAACGGCGTGGACGGGCTGATCGACACCGCGCAGTTCACCGGGGCCTCCGCCGCCGCGGTTCGAGACGGGGCAGTGATCGCCACCCTGCGTCCGGCGGTCAACGCCGCGACCGACCGTGGGGTGCGCTCCGGCGATGTGAACGTCATCAAGTACTCGGGCGACACCAGCGTCCTGAACACGCTGCGCGATCATGCGGAGTCCGGGGTTCTGACGCTGCGCGTCGCCGCCACCTTCGCCCCCGAAGAGGCCGCGCAGGCACATGCCTTCCTGGAGGCGGGAGGTGTGCGGGGCCGCCCCGTCATCGTCTTCTGA
- a CDS encoding WXG100 family type VII secretion target — translation MTDASLIADVQSTRKPWTGAAAADSFQGLVDAIHSEGWVDDLLAGAAFGVEAVATVLDPFSALLANGLGWAMEYFEPLREILDQLTGMPDVVTSHASTWNNMAAELESMATDLKTSLGVDLPGWQGQAATAYQELMAHNVTGIDALSGISAAMAAATQAAGNLVAFTRDVVRDLIADLVARVIVWAVEAIFVVTIPAIAASIVAAVVKWAGRILTYVGALIASLTNLSKLLNG, via the coding sequence ATGACCGACGCGTCGCTGATCGCGGATGTCCAGTCGACCCGCAAACCCTGGACCGGCGCGGCCGCCGCGGACAGCTTCCAAGGTCTGGTCGACGCCATCCACAGTGAGGGCTGGGTCGATGACCTCCTGGCGGGCGCGGCGTTCGGCGTCGAGGCCGTCGCGACGGTGCTGGACCCCTTCAGCGCCCTGCTCGCCAACGGGCTGGGCTGGGCGATGGAGTACTTCGAGCCGCTGCGCGAGATCCTCGACCAACTCACCGGGATGCCCGACGTGGTGACCTCACACGCGTCGACCTGGAACAACATGGCCGCCGAGTTGGAGAGCATGGCCACCGACCTGAAGACCAGCCTCGGGGTGGACCTGCCCGGCTGGCAGGGGCAGGCCGCCACGGCGTACCAGGAGCTGATGGCGCACAACGTCACGGGGATCGACGCGTTGAGCGGCATCTCCGCGGCGATGGCCGCCGCGACCCAGGCCGCCGGGAACCTGGTGGCGTTCACCCGCGATGTCGTCCGCGACCTCATCGCCGACCTGGTGGCGCGCGTGATCGTGTGGGCCGTCGAGGCGATCTTCGTCGTCACGATCCCGGCGATCGCCGCGTCGATCGTGGCGGCCGTCGTCAAGTGGGCTGGACGCATCCTCACCTACGTCGGCGCACTGATCGCCAGCCTCACCAACCTGTCGAAGCTGCTGAACGGCTAG
- a CDS encoding YbaB/EbfC family nucleoid-associated protein, whose amino-acid sequence MTAEVPHAGGLLDPGGAMDRLAEWKGRLDQLATATDAMSERIQELRVTVADGNGLVEVTVDSVGALVDLHLGQRVQRVAPDVIARTIMTTIAAAKRQLADRAQEIIGDTLGSDSSAARAVAERVGQQLRDAEPTVGGPDEQHGRW is encoded by the coding sequence ATGACGGCCGAGGTTCCACACGCGGGGGGGCTGCTGGACCCGGGCGGTGCCATGGATCGGCTCGCCGAGTGGAAGGGCCGCCTGGATCAGTTGGCGACCGCCACCGACGCGATGAGCGAGCGGATCCAGGAACTGCGGGTGACGGTCGCCGACGGCAACGGGCTGGTCGAGGTCACTGTCGACTCCGTCGGCGCGCTGGTCGACCTGCACCTGGGCCAGCGGGTGCAACGCGTCGCCCCCGATGTCATCGCCCGGACCATCATGACCACGATCGCGGCGGCAAAGCGGCAACTGGCCGACCGCGCTCAGGAGATCATCGGCGATACCCTGGGCAGCGATTCGTCCGCCGCGCGGGCGGTCGCCGAGCGTGTGGGCCAGCAACTGCGCGACGCCGAGCCCACCGTCGGTGGCCCGGACGAGCAGCACGGCCGGTGGTGA
- a CDS encoding DUF397 domain-containing protein, producing MELNGARWRKSSRSSGNGGACVEVADNLPGVVGVRDSKDPAGPALTFAPAAWRAFVTEFARRA from the coding sequence ATGGAGCTGAACGGCGCCCGGTGGCGCAAGAGCAGCCGCAGCAGCGGCAACGGCGGCGCCTGTGTCGAGGTCGCCGACAACCTGCCCGGCGTGGTGGGCGTACGGGATTCAAAGGACCCGGCCGGCCCAGCGCTCACCTTCGCGCCCGCGGCCTGGCGCGCGTTCGTCACCGAGTTCGCCCGGCGGGCCTGA
- a CDS encoding YbaB/EbfC family nucleoid-associated protein gives MQQMLKQAQKMQQQIAAAQAELAEAELTGTAGGGLVTATVSGAGELKAIKIDPKAVDPEDVETMEDLVVAAVHNAAEAARELTERKMGPVAGGMGGLGLPGF, from the coding sequence ATGCAGCAGATGCTGAAGCAGGCGCAGAAGATGCAGCAGCAGATCGCCGCCGCCCAGGCCGAGCTGGCCGAGGCCGAGCTGACCGGCACCGCCGGTGGTGGGCTGGTCACCGCGACCGTCTCCGGTGCCGGTGAGCTGAAGGCCATCAAGATCGACCCGAAGGCCGTCGACCCGGAGGACGTGGAGACGATGGAGGATCTGGTCGTCGCGGCCGTGCACAATGCCGCCGAGGCGGCCCGGGAGCTGACCGAGCGCAAGATGGGCCCGGTCGCCGGCGGCATGGGCGGCCTCGGCCTGCCCGGTTTCTGA
- the deoD gene encoding purine-nucleoside phosphorylase — translation MSTHIGAKPGEIAERVLMPGDPLRAKWIAETYLEGATCYSTVRGMLGFTGRWNGVEVSVQGSGMGMPSASIYAHELINEYGVKTLIRVGSCGALSTDLQLRDVVAAIGSSTDSNMNRMRFDGLIDYAPVADFGLLRTSVEVAERRGISMHVGPILAADAFYTDRPDLYDTLADYGVLAVEMESAALYTIAARFKARALTVLTVSDHIKTGEKTTSEEREQTFSQMVEIALDTIIA, via the coding sequence ATGAGTACGCACATCGGCGCGAAGCCGGGCGAGATCGCCGAGCGGGTCCTGATGCCGGGCGACCCGCTGCGGGCCAAGTGGATCGCGGAGACCTACCTCGAGGGCGCCACCTGCTACTCGACGGTTCGGGGCATGTTGGGCTTCACCGGGCGCTGGAACGGTGTCGAGGTTTCCGTCCAGGGCTCCGGCATGGGCATGCCGTCGGCCTCCATCTACGCCCACGAGCTGATCAACGAGTACGGCGTGAAGACGCTGATCCGGGTCGGCTCCTGTGGCGCCCTCAGCACCGACCTGCAACTGCGCGACGTGGTGGCGGCGATCGGGTCGTCCACCGACTCGAACATGAACCGGATGCGCTTCGACGGGCTGATCGACTACGCCCCGGTGGCCGACTTCGGGCTGCTGCGTACGTCGGTCGAGGTGGCCGAGCGGCGCGGCATCAGCATGCACGTCGGGCCGATCCTGGCGGCGGACGCCTTCTACACCGACCGGCCGGACCTGTACGACACCCTCGCCGACTACGGCGTGCTGGCGGTGGAGATGGAGTCGGCGGCGCTGTACACGATCGCCGCCCGGTTCAAGGCCCGCGCGCTGACCGTGTTGACCGTCAGCGACCACATCAAGACCGGCGAGAAGACCACCTCGGAGGAGCGCGAGCAGACCTTCAGCCAGATGGTCGAGATCGCCCTCGACACGATCATCGCCTGA
- a CDS encoding integrin alpha gives MYDGGKGRRLSDRTRPSCPALQPTARSSHIDDLIPRLWCPGAYRNGGPMRRSASFLVLSTVLASLVVSAPAKAAEGVRTITRDGVVLQHHQISWMKTTTRFRGTGASRSDFDGDGVDDIAATGDPFNTNSPLSPSGVVNVRYSSAPKVDYFLGVMPEDGGCVCFGLALVTGDFNGDRYDDLVIGDPDEADPKNKTHAGGVWVIPGSGLGLVVDAAIHFNQDSPGVPDSPEVFDQFGGALAAGDINGDGRDDLAIGAWGEAIGSKAMAGAVTVLFGGSAGLTATGAQHLQQDLAWVPGAAEANDQFGYTLAIGKVDNNGYHDLVIGAPRENDGVSWNGSGMVTLMWGSPSGVSSTGATSVTGAVVQTNDGTDTVAWYLGDALAIGDVNGDGLGEVIVGAPGAQTPHINGGLIAAFPGRAGGLSGSGVQIITQRTAGVPGDPGNDDYFGGALAVGDVTGDGRADVLVGAPGDQIGSRAGAGSVTLLKGSASGLTGSGAQAFDQNHSAVPDASEAGDKFGSSVALLNLDRTAGLDALVSSPGEEVPGDQAGFGSGVINPFYGSSGGLVPQNKTWSGLSERTEVVWPQRFGLRIAGPQSGGLLF, from the coding sequence GTGTACGACGGCGGCAAGGGCCGCCGGCTCTCGGACCGTACCCGCCCTTCGTGTCCAGCCCTCCAGCCGACTGCCCGTTCGTCTCATATCGACGACCTGATACCGCGCCTATGGTGTCCAGGCGCCTATCGAAACGGGGGCCCTATGCGGCGAAGCGCATCTTTTCTCGTCCTTTCCACCGTCCTCGCCAGCCTGGTAGTCAGTGCACCGGCGAAAGCTGCGGAAGGCGTCCGGACCATCACCCGGGACGGCGTCGTTCTTCAACACCACCAGATCTCCTGGATGAAGACGACGACCCGGTTCCGAGGTACGGGTGCCAGCCGCTCCGACTTCGACGGCGACGGCGTCGACGACATCGCGGCCACCGGCGACCCGTTCAACACCAACTCGCCGTTGTCCCCGTCCGGCGTGGTCAACGTGCGCTACTCCTCGGCCCCGAAGGTCGACTACTTCCTGGGCGTCATGCCGGAAGACGGCGGCTGCGTCTGTTTCGGGTTGGCACTCGTGACGGGAGACTTCAACGGCGACCGTTACGACGATCTGGTAATTGGCGACCCTGACGAGGCGGATCCCAAGAACAAGACCCACGCCGGCGGAGTCTGGGTCATCCCCGGCAGCGGTCTCGGCCTGGTGGTCGACGCGGCGATTCACTTCAACCAGGATTCACCGGGTGTTCCGGACAGCCCCGAGGTCTTTGATCAGTTCGGTGGCGCGCTCGCAGCCGGTGACATCAACGGGGACGGCCGCGACGACCTTGCCATCGGTGCCTGGGGAGAGGCGATCGGCAGCAAGGCGATGGCCGGTGCGGTCACCGTCCTCTTCGGCGGGTCCGCCGGTCTCACCGCCACCGGAGCGCAGCACCTCCAGCAGGACCTGGCCTGGGTGCCCGGCGCGGCGGAGGCCAACGACCAGTTCGGCTACACGCTCGCGATCGGGAAGGTCGACAACAACGGCTACCACGACCTGGTCATCGGCGCTCCTCGGGAGAACGACGGCGTGAGCTGGAACGGCAGTGGCATGGTCACCCTGATGTGGGGCTCGCCGAGCGGCGTGTCGTCCACCGGCGCCACCTCGGTCACCGGTGCGGTGGTGCAGACGAACGATGGGACCGACACTGTCGCGTGGTATCTCGGTGACGCGCTCGCGATTGGTGACGTGAACGGCGACGGGTTGGGCGAGGTGATCGTCGGTGCCCCCGGTGCCCAGACCCCGCACATCAATGGCGGTCTCATCGCGGCCTTCCCCGGCCGCGCCGGCGGCCTGTCCGGCAGCGGCGTGCAGATCATCACGCAGCGTACGGCCGGTGTGCCGGGCGATCCCGGGAATGACGACTACTTCGGTGGTGCGCTCGCGGTCGGTGATGTGACAGGTGACGGCAGGGCCGACGTGCTGGTCGGTGCCCCCGGTGACCAGATCGGCTCCCGAGCCGGGGCCGGCAGCGTCACCCTGCTCAAGGGGTCCGCCAGCGGGCTGACCGGGTCTGGCGCGCAGGCGTTCGACCAGAACCATTCGGCCGTCCCGGACGCGTCCGAGGCCGGCGACAAGTTCGGCTCCTCCGTGGCACTGCTGAACCTCGACCGCACCGCCGGGCTCGACGCCCTCGTGTCCTCGCCCGGGGAAGAGGTACCTGGTGACCAGGCCGGATTTGGGTCCGGGGTCATCAACCCGTTCTACGGTTCCAGTGGCGGGCTCGTCCCGCAGAACAAGACGTGGAGCGGTCTGTCGGAGCGAACCGAGGTCGTCTGGCCGCAGCGTTTCGGCCTCCGGATCGCCGGGCCGCAGAGTGGCGGCCTGCTGTTCTGA